TTCCATACTTGGCAGTGAGGTACGTACCCGTAAATTCCTTCTCGCCTTCGTCGCCATTCGAGATTAGCTCGGTGAATTCCTTGCCCCATTCAGATGGATTGTAAGCGGAACGATCCTGAATCCAGTTATCCCAATCTTTCTCCGTGATTTTGTTTGGCGAATGGAATAATGCATGATCAGACGCCAATACTGTCACTTTGGAGGTTTCGTCTGTGACACGCCATTGAATCAGCGGAGCACCGATTTTGATCGGATAAGGAGCCAGCTCCGGCTTCCATTTATCCTCTGGCTTGTGGTATTGCACGACCAGATTTCCGCCGTTTTCCACGTATTTGAGCAAGCGTGCATTCGAAGGAATCAGCTCAGGTCGGAATCCATAAGCGCGAATGCCCAGCACGATCGTATCGTATTGATCCAGATCGCCAGACTCAATGTCTTTTGCCGACAGATTGGTCACATTGACTCCCAATTGGGACAAATACTGATCGATATTGTCAAAGCCACTGGATACGTAACCGACCTTCAGTCCTTCCGGCACCTTCAGGTCAAATGCCTGGATGGCAAGTGTCGCTGGTTGGACAAAGTAAGTCGTGCCGATATGCGGGTAACGGATGACCTGGGCTCCATGTCGGCTCTCTTTTCCACTGCCAGACGCTACTGCTGTCACCGTATACTTATCCGGTTGGACCGAAGCGTCTGCTTTGATCGTAAAGGCAACGGACTTCGTTTCTCCCTTGGCCTCAAAGGCGAGCGGTGCTGCTTGTGGCTCCACGCTCCAGCCTTTTGGTACATCGAGAGAGATGACTGTTTTCGCTGCACCTGGATTGTAGTTTTTCACTGTAACCTTGACCGGGATTGGCTCCTCCGGCTTCTGCGTATTCAAAACCGTCGCATTTGGACTCAGCACCATAGAAAAAGATGGAAGAACTGCAATGGCATCTGCTGGTGTCACATGGCTATTCGCCGTCGCGCCTGCAAAGCTGTAGCTGACGTCTGCTGTAATGGCAGGAGCGGCATACGGTTGGAACAGAGCAGCATCAGAAGGAACTGTGACATCAAAGGTTGTCTTCACTGTCTGATTGTAGCCGAGCGATGAAAAGCTGGTGGTCGATTGCGGCTTGGCTTGCCAGCCTTTTGGTACATTTAGCGCGAGATTGATCTTCCCGACTTTTGCTTGGCCGCCGTTGTAAGCCGTGACCGTTACTTTTGTCGTTTGGCCTGCTACCAGTTCAGTTGTCTCAGGCTTTACTTTCGTTACGAGCGAGAGCGCTTCGGCACTCGCTTTGTTCAGCTGGGATTTCTTCACTCCCAAACGATGGCGCAAGTCTGTTTTCGTGTCAGTTGCCAGGGAGGAGGCTTCGACTGCTACCGTCGCTTTTTCCACATCCGCCAGCATCTCATGCGCTTCCTTGGCTACTGACGCAAAGCTTGGGTACGCAGCAATGACCTCTGCGGCATCCTTTTGCAGCTTTTTCAGTTCACCCGCGACTTTTTCCCCGCCAGACTGGCTGGCAACGTCCTTGGCTAAATCGTCAAATGAATAGGCAATTCCCTCAAAAAAGTCTGCTTCCTTGTCTTTTGTCTCTACGATGGATTGATCGAGCTTGTAATAATTGAAGCTTGGCCCTTCGTCATAGTGGCGTCCCATGCCCTGGCTCTTATGCATGAAACGGGATTCTTCGCCGAGTTGGACGTAAGAGGCACCATAAATTTCGTCATAGTCGCCCACAGGCACCTTGACCGAGTAATCCTGTTCCTTTGCAGGCAGATACAGCTTCTTCACCTGCCAAGGAGCCAAGCCTTCCTTTGCATGCTGTGGAAAAACGTTTGGATCTGCGGCATCCTTGAATGCCCGCACCGTAATAACATTAATGGCGCGATGATGACCGTGAGTCGAAGGTTCGTTCAAAAATGCGGGAATCACGACATCGGGTCTCAGTGTCCGGATACGACGGATGAGCTTTTCATACGCGACATCCTCGCCCCATTTTTGCAAGGTTTCATCCGGGCTTTTGGAAAAGCCGAAGTCAAAAATAGGGTCATCGATTTTTTCACTGAGGTTCTCCAGATGGATGTTCGTGATTTTGGAAGCTTCCTGCAATTCGCGGGTACGAATAATCCCCAGCGCATTA
The window above is part of the Brevibacillus brevis NBRC 100599 genome. Proteins encoded here:
- a CDS encoding NEW3 domain-containing protein encodes the protein MSKGKLAKLYTITTAAVLATSLIMPIAPETAHADRGVVDLWKAIKPLTTIASAMNTGAHPDDEHSSMLAYLSLGKGVDTSSVIANRGEGGQNEIGSELGNALGIIRTRELQEASKITNIHLENLSEKIDDPIFDFGFSKSPDETLQKWGEDVAYEKLIRRIRTLRPDVVIPAFLNEPSTHGHHRAINVITVRAFKDAADPNVFPQHAKEGLAPWQVKKLYLPAKEQDYSVKVPVGDYDEIYGASYVQLGEESRFMHKSQGMGRHYDEGPSFNYYKLDQSIVETKDKEADFFEGIAYSFDDLAKDVASQSGGEKVAGELKKLQKDAAEVIAAYPSFASVAKEAHEMLADVEKATVAVEASSLATDTKTDLRHRLGVKKSQLNKASAEALSLVTKVKPETTELVAGQTTKVTVTAYNGGQAKVGKINLALNVPKGWQAKPQSTTSFSSLGYNQTVKTTFDVTVPSDAALFQPYAAPAITADVSYSFAGATANSHVTPADAIAVLPSFSMVLSPNATVLNTQKPEEPIPVKVTVKNYNPGAAKTVISLDVPKGWSVEPQAAPLAFEAKGETKSVAFTIKADASVQPDKYTVTAVASGSGKESRHGAQVIRYPHIGTTYFVQPATLAIQAFDLKVPEGLKVGYVSSGFDNIDQYLSQLGVNVTNLSAKDIESGDLDQYDTIVLGIRAYGFRPELIPSNARLLKYVENGGNLVVQYHKPEDKWKPELAPYPIKIGAPLIQWRVTDETSKVTVLASDHALFHSPNKITEKDWDNWIQDRSAYNPSEWGKEFTELISNGDEGEKEFTGTYLTAKYGKGTYTYSSLVWYREIPSLVPGAIRLFVNMISPQQ